A single Marinobacter sp. es.042 DNA region contains:
- a CDS encoding lipase secretion chaperone, translating into MKRTSIEARRWLFPGALAAVLVAGALWYSLAGTAQTNAEISASMPSSSAAPAKSPTPASEHSAKPVPEEPASGQEQSRTPDSLGPTPFAASLSGTQIDGALTADDNGELVINLRVRDFFDYFLSTVGEVTPETAIQQIETMARNHLPGPASTQALALLDEYLAYKQASLQVLQTRLDPARTGDPGYQLTALGDALAQLKQLRASTFSPNAHRAFFGLEEAYSEYTLATLAIQQRTDLSEQGKQALVKWHRNQLSEQLRTTEQHLHASSRHQQARTAAIESASSPEAAGRQLEELGVDQDDVESVVKYLKQRERFDQRFDAFREAMEREESSGLAEADIQKQQEALLEQHFPDEQDRTWARLKMLGNG; encoded by the coding sequence ATGAAGCGGACATCCATCGAAGCGCGTCGGTGGCTGTTCCCGGGTGCACTGGCGGCCGTCCTGGTCGCCGGTGCTCTCTGGTATAGTCTTGCCGGAACAGCCCAGACAAACGCCGAAATTTCGGCTTCAATGCCATCGTCATCCGCGGCCCCGGCGAAGTCGCCAACGCCAGCATCCGAACACAGCGCCAAACCGGTCCCGGAAGAGCCTGCTTCTGGACAGGAGCAGTCCCGAACTCCTGATTCTCTCGGGCCGACCCCGTTTGCGGCGTCTCTATCAGGGACACAAATTGACGGCGCCCTGACAGCCGATGACAACGGCGAGCTGGTTATCAATCTCCGGGTGCGTGACTTTTTCGATTACTTCCTCAGCACGGTTGGCGAGGTGACTCCGGAAACAGCCATTCAACAGATCGAAACCATGGCCAGGAACCACTTGCCTGGGCCCGCTTCCACACAGGCGCTGGCGCTCCTCGATGAGTATCTCGCCTATAAACAGGCGTCACTTCAGGTCCTGCAAACCCGACTCGACCCAGCCCGAACGGGGGATCCGGGCTATCAGCTGACGGCGCTGGGCGATGCCCTGGCACAGCTGAAACAACTGCGCGCCAGCACCTTCAGCCCCAATGCCCACCGGGCTTTCTTCGGGCTTGAGGAGGCTTACAGCGAATACACACTGGCGACACTCGCCATTCAGCAGCGCACAGACCTGAGCGAGCAGGGCAAACAGGCACTCGTAAAGTGGCACCGCAATCAGTTGTCCGAGCAATTGAGGACAACTGAACAACATCTTCATGCGAGCAGCCGACACCAACAGGCCCGGACAGCCGCCATTGAATCTGCCTCGTCTCCGGAAGCCGCCGGCAGGCAACTGGAAGAGCTTGGCGTGGATCAGGACGATGTCGAGAGCGTCGTAAAGTATCTCAAGCAGCGTGAGCGCTTCGACCAGCGCTTCGATGCGTTCCGGGAAGCGATGGAACGGGAGGAATCCTCGGGTCTGGCCGAGGCCGACATACAAAAACAGCAAGAAGCTCTGCTGGAACAGCATTTCCCTGATGAGCAGGACAGAACCTGGGCACGGCTGAAAATGCTCGGTAACGGCTGA
- a CDS encoding esterase/lipase family protein, producing the protein MRIRFTTAVVLGLALLSASFSSHAGYTQTRHPIVLVHGVTGFNTIGGLVNYFHTIPWNLERSGAQVYSASVSFVNSSEQRGQQLANYVSSLGHSKVNLMAHSQGAPTSRVTAALIPHRIASITSIDGVNKGSKVADVVRGILPPGSYVEGGANAIANALGDLINALSGADNPQNGLAALETLTTPGTTSLNDALGWKGVNRNSCAGTSEDVWIDGNRIKFFSWTGRGVWTNAFDITDPFLGITSLAFGSEPNDGLVGVCSTMMGRVIGTHYDMNHVDAINHLLGARSLWTNPVTLYRTQANRLKNRGL; encoded by the coding sequence ATGCGTATTCGATTTACCACAGCAGTTGTGCTGGGGCTGGCCTTGCTGTCCGCCTCATTTTCAAGCCACGCCGGCTACACCCAGACCCGCCACCCGATTGTCCTGGTTCACGGTGTCACCGGGTTCAACACCATCGGCGGCCTGGTGAACTACTTCCACACCATCCCCTGGAATCTTGAGCGCAGTGGCGCACAGGTCTATTCCGCCAGCGTGTCCTTCGTCAACAGCAGCGAGCAGCGGGGCCAGCAACTGGCGAACTACGTCAGCAGCCTCGGCCATTCAAAAGTCAACCTGATGGCCCACAGCCAGGGCGCGCCTACCTCCCGGGTGACTGCAGCCCTGATTCCTCACCGTATTGCCTCAATCACCTCTATCGACGGCGTAAACAAGGGCTCCAAAGTGGCCGATGTGGTCCGGGGAATCCTTCCGCCGGGTAGCTATGTCGAAGGCGGCGCCAACGCCATCGCCAACGCCCTGGGCGATCTGATCAATGCCTTGTCCGGAGCAGACAACCCGCAGAACGGGCTGGCAGCGCTGGAGACCCTCACCACACCTGGCACAACCAGCCTGAACGATGCCCTTGGCTGGAAAGGCGTGAACCGGAATAGCTGCGCCGGAACCAGCGAGGATGTCTGGATAGACGGCAATCGCATCAAGTTCTTTTCCTGGACTGGCCGGGGTGTGTGGACCAATGCGTTCGATATTACCGACCCGTTCCTGGGTATCACTTCACTGGCCTTTGGCAGCGAGCCCAACGACGGGCTGGTAGGCGTCTGCTCAACCATGATGGGCCGGGTGATCGGCACCCACTACGATATGAACCACGTGGACGCCATCAACCACCTTCTCGGAGCCCGTTCTCTGTGGACCAACCCTGTCACCCTTTACCGCACCCAGGCCAACCGGCTCAAAAACCGCGGCCTGTGA